Proteins from a single region of Gemmatimonadaceae bacterium:
- a CDS encoding HD domain-containing phosphohydrolase, whose translation MRRVASLPAAAELDPARPTVILVDQHFLERAEHDRRRLAELAGVAALVGFGEAGEAEPGPQFPIDLLTSYVAADAPAGAMHALLQGAFRHAVSLVGAFAAREERAMRHRELAELTSVGVALSTERNLLALLEMILTQARRITSSDAASLYLVERADNGAVPTTLRFRLSQNFSLRDLPFPEITVPIDHSSLAGYTAATGEPLVIEDVYLLPHHVSYRQNRSFDDKFGYRTKSMLVIPLRTHRDEIIGVLQLINRKRDRSTVLSSKEITEREVLPYDQQSVELVSALASQAAVAIENSLLYEDIERLFEGFVTAAVTAIEQRDPTTSGHSGRVATFTVGLAEAVTRGGIGPYRGLSFTREQLRELRYAGLLHDFGKVGVREQVLIKQKKLYPWDLDVIRHRFAFLLQRSDLQFERERADYLLSHGTAQYEEFIARLEQLRRTRRTELNQFLDAIVLANEPTILPEGSFEELKEINERMYIDFEGIERPLLGDEELRFLMIRKGNLDDRERREIESHVTHTFRFLEQIPWTRELRRIPEIAYGHHEKLNGSGYPRRVTSAEIPVQTRMMTISDIFDALTATDRPYKRAVPAERALDILSEEARDGMIDEDLLQTFIEAKIYLALLNGGA comes from the coding sequence GTGCGTCGCGTCGCATCGCTGCCCGCGGCAGCAGAGTTGGATCCAGCGCGCCCCACCGTCATTCTCGTCGATCAGCATTTTCTCGAGCGCGCCGAGCACGACCGGCGCCGCCTGGCCGAGCTGGCGGGCGTCGCCGCACTCGTGGGCTTCGGAGAGGCCGGAGAAGCGGAGCCCGGTCCTCAATTCCCAATCGATCTGCTCACGAGCTACGTCGCCGCCGATGCGCCAGCCGGCGCCATGCACGCGCTCCTCCAAGGGGCGTTCCGCCACGCTGTGAGCCTCGTGGGCGCGTTCGCGGCGCGCGAGGAGCGTGCGATGCGTCATCGCGAGCTCGCCGAGCTCACGAGCGTTGGGGTCGCACTCTCCACGGAGCGAAATCTGCTCGCGCTGCTGGAGATGATCCTCACACAGGCGCGTCGCATCACGTCGAGCGACGCCGCATCGCTTTATCTCGTCGAGCGTGCCGACAACGGCGCCGTGCCGACCACGTTGCGCTTCCGCCTCTCGCAGAACTTTTCACTCAGGGATCTCCCGTTCCCGGAGATTACCGTTCCGATCGATCACTCGAGCCTGGCTGGCTACACAGCGGCCACTGGCGAACCACTCGTGATCGAGGATGTCTATCTCCTGCCGCACCACGTCTCGTACCGGCAGAACCGCAGCTTCGACGACAAATTCGGATATCGCACGAAATCGATGCTGGTGATCCCGCTGCGAACGCACCGCGACGAGATCATCGGCGTGCTGCAATTGATCAACCGGAAGCGCGATCGGAGCACGGTGCTGTCGTCGAAGGAGATCACCGAGCGCGAGGTGCTTCCCTACGACCAGCAGTCGGTGGAGCTGGTGAGCGCGCTGGCCTCACAGGCGGCAGTCGCCATCGAGAACAGTCTCCTCTACGAAGACATCGAGCGTCTGTTCGAGGGATTCGTGACCGCGGCGGTGACGGCAATCGAGCAGCGGGATCCCACGACGTCTGGTCACTCGGGGCGCGTCGCGACATTCACGGTGGGTCTCGCGGAAGCGGTGACACGCGGCGGTATCGGCCCGTATCGCGGACTCTCCTTCACGCGCGAACAGCTGCGAGAGCTGCGTTACGCCGGACTGCTCCACGACTTCGGGAAGGTTGGCGTCCGTGAGCAAGTACTCATCAAGCAGAAGAAGCTCTATCCATGGGACCTCGACGTCATTCGTCACCGGTTCGCCTTTCTGCTGCAGCGGTCTGACCTTCAGTTCGAGCGCGAGCGCGCCGATTATCTACTCTCCCACGGCACGGCCCAGTACGAGGAGTTCATCGCGCGGCTCGAGCAGTTGCGGCGCACGCGACGGACTGAGCTGAATCAGTTCCTCGACGCGATCGTTCTGGCAAACGAGCCGACGATCTTGCCCGAAGGCAGTTTCGAGGAGCTGAAGGAGATCAACGAGCGGATGTACATCGACTTCGAGGGAATCGAACGACCGCTGTTGGGCGACGAAGAGCTCCGATTCCTCATGATTCGCAAGGGGAATCTCGACGATCGCGAGCGTCGCGAAATCGAATCGCACGTCACGCACACCTTCCGTTTTCTCGAACAGATTCCCTGGACGCGCGAATTGCGCCGCATTCCGGAAATCGCCTACGGACACCACGAGAAACTGAACGGAAGCGGCTACCCTCGTCGCGTGACGAGCGCGGAGATCCCAGTCCAAACGCGGATGATGACGATCTCCGACATCTTCGACGCGCTCACGGCCACCGACCGTCCCTACAAGCGAGCAGTGCCCGCCGAGCGTGCGCTCGACATCCTCTCCGAAGAAGCGAGAGATGGAATGATCGACGAAGATCTATTGCAGACGTTCATCGAGGCAAAGATCTATCTGGCGCTCCTGAACGGTGGCGCGTGA
- a CDS encoding CsgG/HfaB family protein produces the protein MRARTSTTWIAAIALIGAPTIAIAQANTPVVAVLYFDNNSFGKDRADFEGLGKGIADLLITDMASNGAMRVVERDRLQSILQEQSLVQSKSIDPQTAVRLGKLLGAQYMITGGFMSDGKGTLLVTSRVINVETGAITNPVKLQSKGDDVLGLVGQLSTKLNTELKLPAPVRTGDAEKKPASVGDASATKQTGRQAAATQVAQNVPAKSRKLDVKTALLYSKALDEQDNGNRQRAAELYRAVLEKFPDFGPAQQNLAKVQKPGY, from the coding sequence ATGAGAGCACGGACGTCGACGACGTGGATCGCCGCGATAGCGCTGATCGGCGCACCCACTATTGCTATCGCGCAGGCGAATACTCCCGTCGTGGCAGTGTTGTACTTCGATAACAACTCGTTTGGCAAGGATCGCGCGGACTTCGAAGGCCTCGGGAAAGGAATTGCCGATCTGCTCATCACGGACATGGCCTCGAACGGCGCCATGCGCGTCGTCGAGCGCGATCGCCTTCAGTCGATCCTGCAGGAGCAATCGCTCGTACAATCGAAGAGCATCGATCCACAGACCGCCGTGCGCCTGGGCAAGCTGCTCGGGGCCCAGTACATGATCACGGGCGGTTTCATGAGCGACGGAAAGGGTACGTTGCTCGTGACGTCGCGGGTCATCAACGTCGAGACCGGCGCGATCACCAATCCGGTAAAGCTGCAGAGCAAGGGCGATGACGTGCTGGGGCTCGTCGGCCAGCTCTCCACCAAGCTGAACACGGAGCTCAAGCTGCCAGCTCCCGTTCGAACGGGTGATGCGGAGAAGAAGCCGGCGAGCGTTGGCGATGCATCGGCCACGAAGCAGACAGGGCGTCAGGCGGCGGCGACGCAGGTCGCGCAGAACGTGCCGGCGAAGTCGCGGAAGCTGGACGTCAAGACCGCCCTACTCTACTCCAAGGCGCTCGACGAGCAAGACAACGGCAATCGGCAGAGAGCCGCAGAGTTGTATCGCGCGGTGCTCGAGAAATTCCCGGACTTCGGTCCCGCGCAGCAGAATCTGGCCAAGGTCCAGAAACCTGGGTACTGA
- a CDS encoding MBL fold metallo-hydrolase, giving the protein MRTSEGWLIILDAGTGIRELGRSLISRANGAPIAGDIFLTHAHWDHIQGIPFFGPIFQRGNHFTIWGAKALQTDIGRVVRDQMSPVVFPVAFEELNATINFSEIADECRQGNGYEVRAYQVRHPGGALGYRFTEQSDGNRPLVYISDNELGPGAKYDRREAWRDGLVEFVRDASVLVHDTMYTAEEYDHFRGWGHSTYNEAVELALEAEVEQLVLYHHKPERSDDEVDRRVDECRALAARRGGTLEVLAAAEGMTLLV; this is encoded by the coding sequence GTGCGGACCTCGGAAGGATGGCTCATCATCCTCGATGCCGGCACCGGAATTCGAGAGCTCGGACGCTCCCTCATCTCGCGCGCGAACGGCGCGCCAATCGCCGGCGACATCTTCCTGACCCACGCTCACTGGGATCACATCCAGGGAATACCCTTTTTTGGTCCCATTTTTCAGCGTGGAAATCACTTCACGATCTGGGGCGCCAAGGCACTCCAAACCGATATCGGCCGCGTCGTCCGTGACCAGATGTCGCCCGTGGTTTTCCCGGTCGCGTTCGAGGAATTGAACGCCACCATCAACTTCTCCGAAATCGCAGACGAATGCCGTCAAGGAAACGGTTACGAAGTGCGCGCCTATCAAGTCAGGCATCCAGGCGGCGCCCTTGGGTACCGATTTACCGAGCAGAGCGACGGAAATCGTCCTCTTGTTTACATCTCGGACAATGAGCTCGGGCCAGGCGCCAAGTACGACCGACGCGAAGCCTGGCGCGATGGGCTCGTCGAGTTCGTTCGTGACGCAAGTGTCCTGGTGCACGACACCATGTACACCGCGGAGGAGTATGATCATTTTCGCGGCTGGGGACATTCGACGTACAACGAGGCAGTCGAGTTGGCGCTGGAGGCTGAGGTAGAGCAGCTCGTGCTCTATCACCACAAGCCCGAGCGGAGTGACGACGAAGTGGATCGGCGTGTGGACGAGTGTCGCGCACTTGCCGCGCGCCGAGGTGGTACTCTCGAAGTTTTGGCGGCGGCGGAGGGAATGACGCTGCTGGTTTGA
- a CDS encoding Crp/Fnr family transcriptional regulator, with the protein MTTQNVDFLATVPLFNGLDRVELERFAEVTREKSYPKGSVILFEDDPGDSLFVVRDGRVKVVLIGEDGREVILGVLGVGEYFGELSLIDDRPRSAHVIAMEDSNLLVLRREDFRKRVESSPSVAWSLLTELSRRLRRADDKIGGLVLLDVPGRIARLLLDLAEESGTNAIEKTLTHQTIAQMIGASRETVSRAMKDFQDAGWITVERRRIALADRSALEQRAQVRM; encoded by the coding sequence GTGACCACTCAGAACGTCGATTTTCTGGCGACGGTTCCGCTGTTCAACGGACTCGATCGCGTCGAGCTCGAACGCTTCGCCGAGGTGACGCGCGAGAAGTCGTATCCGAAGGGAAGCGTCATTCTCTTCGAAGATGATCCCGGCGACTCGTTATTCGTCGTGCGCGACGGCCGCGTGAAGGTCGTTCTCATCGGCGAAGATGGCCGCGAGGTGATTCTTGGCGTGCTCGGCGTCGGCGAATACTTCGGTGAGCTCTCACTCATCGATGACCGGCCGCGCTCCGCGCACGTCATCGCCATGGAAGACTCGAACCTGCTCGTATTGCGTCGTGAGGATTTTCGCAAGCGAGTCGAATCCTCGCCGAGCGTCGCGTGGTCGCTGCTCACCGAATTGTCCCGCCGGTTGCGCCGGGCAGACGATAAGATCGGCGGGCTGGTTCTCCTCGATGTCCCGGGGCGGATCGCCCGGCTCCTGCTCGACCTTGCCGAGGAGAGCGGCACGAACGCAATTGAGAAAACGCTAACCCACCAGACCATCGCGCAAATGATTGGCGCCAGCCGCGAGACGGTGTCACGCGCGATGAAGGATTTCCAGGACGCCGGCTGGATCACCGTCGAGCGCCGTCGCATCGCTCTTGCCGATCGATCCGCCCTCGAGCAGCGGGCGCAAGTCCGCATGTAA
- the rpmE gene encoding 50S ribosomal protein L31, translating into MKTDIHPEYHTATVKCACGNTFQTRSTQAEIHTDVCSQCHPFFTGKQRLVDTAGRVERFRQKFGKQSS; encoded by the coding sequence ATGAAAACCGATATCCATCCCGAGTACCATACGGCGACTGTAAAGTGCGCCTGCGGCAATACGTTCCAGACTCGATCGACTCAGGCCGAGATTCACACGGACGTCTGCTCGCAGTGTCACCCGTTCTTTACAGGCAAGCAGCGCCTGGTAGATACTGCCGGACGCGTCGAGCGGTTCAGGCAGAAATTCGGCAAGCAGTCGAGCTGA
- the prfA gene encoding peptide chain release factor 1, translated as MADPVTLRDSHKLADLGREHRRLAPAVELAGRLRKYEDELAQVRELVLVDDPELVEEARAELGRLEPCIAKLEEQLKPLVVPRDPLDDRNAIVEIRAGTGGDEAALFAADLYRMYERFLTRTGFKLETITLSSGVLNGIKEAVFKVIGAGAYGLVRWESGVHRVQRVPATESQGRIHTSAATVAVLPEAEDVDIKIEDKDLRIDVFRAGGPGGQGVNTTDSAVRITHLPTGIEVKQQDQRSQIQNKAKAMEILRARLLDMRVAEQEAERARMRKTQVGTGDRSAKVRTYNFPQSRVTDHRIGFTSHNLPAILDGALEPVIDALRMAEDEERS; from the coding sequence CTGGCTGATCCGGTTACGCTCCGTGACTCGCACAAGCTGGCCGACCTGGGCCGAGAGCACCGACGTCTCGCTCCCGCTGTCGAGCTGGCAGGCCGACTCCGCAAATACGAAGACGAGCTCGCGCAAGTACGCGAGCTCGTTCTCGTTGACGACCCTGAGCTCGTCGAGGAAGCGCGCGCAGAGCTGGGCCGACTCGAGCCGTGCATTGCGAAGCTCGAGGAGCAACTCAAGCCGCTTGTCGTTCCACGCGATCCGCTTGACGATCGGAATGCAATCGTCGAGATCCGCGCCGGCACGGGCGGAGACGAGGCCGCCCTGTTCGCCGCGGACCTGTACCGGATGTATGAGCGATTCCTGACGCGCACGGGCTTCAAGTTGGAGACGATTACGCTCTCGTCAGGCGTCCTCAACGGAATCAAGGAAGCGGTGTTCAAGGTCATTGGCGCGGGCGCCTATGGCCTGGTCCGATGGGAGTCCGGCGTCCACCGCGTGCAGCGCGTCCCCGCGACGGAAAGTCAGGGTCGAATCCATACGTCGGCGGCAACGGTGGCCGTGCTTCCCGAGGCCGAAGACGTGGATATCAAGATCGAAGACAAGGATCTTCGCATCGATGTGTTTCGTGCCGGTGGTCCCGGGGGGCAGGGCGTCAACACGACTGACTCCGCCGTACGCATCACGCACCTGCCGACGGGGATCGAGGTCAAGCAGCAGGATCAGCGTTCGCAAATTCAAAACAAAGCGAAAGCGATGGAGATTCTGCGCGCGCGCCTGCTCGACATGCGGGTCGCGGAACAGGAAGCAGAGCGTGCCCGCATGCGAAAGACCCAGGTCGGCACGGGCGATCGATCGGCCAAGGTTCGGACGTACAATTTTCCGCAGAGTCGTGTGACCGATCATCGCATCGGTTTCACGTCCCACAATCTGCCGGCAATTCTGGATGGCGCGCTCGAGCCGGTGATCGATGCGCTGCGAATGGCCGAGGACGAGGAGCGATCGTGA
- the prmC gene encoding peptide chain release factor N(5)-glutamine methyltransferase, whose translation MSEPSPSRQAVTTRPGSIGALVEELAVVLRQGAFGAREAEHEAREIVAALYDVPRFWPAANAHVPVESEMWPRARAAAAKRARGAPLAYAVGRAPFRHLTLDVDERVLIPRPETELLVDLVLERAAARAQVVVDVGTGSGAIALALASEGSYGEVVGTDVSRDALAVARANAEMLRARGALRAHVSLEHGSLLAPLTATKRTAHVVVSNPPYIAYDESSQLPRDVRDWEPPLALFSGGQGLDVSARLVRDAGDVLVAGGLLALEVDARRASLVAECVAHDARYRDIGVHLDLTGRERFVLAVRR comes from the coding sequence GTGAGCGAGCCCTCACCGTCGCGTCAGGCAGTGACGACGCGTCCAGGCTCGATCGGCGCGCTCGTCGAGGAGCTTGCGGTGGTGCTTCGCCAGGGCGCTTTCGGCGCTCGTGAGGCAGAGCACGAGGCGCGCGAGATCGTCGCCGCCTTGTATGACGTGCCCCGGTTCTGGCCAGCGGCGAACGCACACGTGCCGGTCGAATCGGAAATGTGGCCGCGTGCGCGGGCGGCGGCAGCCAAACGCGCGCGCGGCGCGCCGCTCGCCTACGCGGTCGGCCGCGCGCCGTTCCGTCATCTGACGCTGGACGTCGATGAGCGTGTGCTCATTCCTCGGCCCGAGACCGAGCTGCTCGTCGATCTGGTGCTGGAGCGCGCGGCGGCGCGCGCCCAAGTCGTCGTCGACGTCGGGACGGGCTCGGGCGCGATCGCACTCGCACTCGCCTCGGAGGGATCCTACGGCGAAGTCGTCGGCACGGACGTATCGCGCGACGCGCTGGCCGTCGCCCGGGCGAACGCCGAGATGCTCCGCGCGCGCGGCGCGCTGCGTGCGCACGTTTCGCTCGAGCACGGATCGCTGCTCGCTCCCCTCACCGCGACGAAGCGGACGGCGCACGTCGTTGTCTCGAACCCACCGTACATCGCGTACGATGAGTCGTCGCAACTTCCGCGAGATGTCCGGGACTGGGAGCCGCCGCTCGCGCTCTTCAGCGGCGGTCAGGGGCTCGACGTCTCGGCGCGACTCGTGCGCGATGCCGGCGATGTGCTCGTTGCTGGGGGATTGTTGGCGCTCGAGGTCGATGCGCGGCGCGCATCACTCGTCGCCGAGTGCGTCGCGCACGATGCACGCTATCGTGACATAGGCGTCCACCTCGACCTCACTGGGCGCGAGCGCTTCGTGCTCGCCGTCCGTCGCTAG
- a CDS encoding YlbF family regulator: protein MIEDKAKDLGRTIGQSTEYKEVRRASDALNEDHETVTLLQQMEQLRLEAQRLLQRGERPTEEMERKLDTLLSQIQSKTTYQRLLVAQENFDKVMSKVNDWILEGIEKGATSSIITL from the coding sequence ATGATCGAAGACAAAGCCAAGGACCTGGGTCGCACGATCGGGCAGAGCACGGAGTACAAGGAAGTGCGGCGAGCGAGCGACGCGTTGAACGAGGATCACGAGACGGTCACGTTGCTGCAGCAGATGGAGCAGCTTCGGCTCGAAGCGCAACGCTTGCTGCAACGTGGCGAGCGGCCGACCGAGGAGATGGAACGCAAGCTCGATACGTTGCTCTCGCAGATTCAGTCGAAGACGACGTATCAGCGTCTACTCGTCGCTCAGGAGAACTTCGACAAGGTGATGTCGAAGGTGAATGACTGGATTCTGGAAGGAATCGAGAAGGGAGCGACGAGCAGCATCATTACGTTGTGA
- the tmk gene encoding dTMP kinase, whose product MLIVFEGPEGAGKSTQLRLLSEWLVARGHDVVAVREPGGTVLGDEIRRILLDPDSDIVPPAEALLFMASRAQLVERVLRPAVNAGSIVLVDRFFLSTYAYQGAGRGISEDDLAAANRMATAGLAPDLTLLLDLSADEGLARVARRGAHDRIERATNSFHARVAAEFRRFATAEWQHQHPECGPIVVVDARDSEGEVFARVHEVLRLHWPASFPLEV is encoded by the coding sequence GTGCTGATCGTCTTCGAAGGCCCTGAGGGCGCCGGCAAGAGCACGCAGCTCCGGTTGCTGAGCGAATGGCTGGTCGCGCGCGGACACGATGTCGTCGCCGTTCGTGAGCCTGGAGGCACGGTGCTCGGTGACGAGATTCGTCGCATTCTGCTCGACCCCGACTCCGACATCGTACCGCCGGCTGAGGCACTGCTGTTCATGGCGTCGCGCGCGCAATTGGTCGAACGGGTACTGCGGCCCGCCGTGAACGCGGGATCGATCGTGCTCGTGGATCGCTTCTTTCTCTCGACCTATGCGTATCAAGGTGCGGGTCGTGGGATTTCCGAGGATGATCTCGCTGCCGCGAATCGAATGGCGACGGCAGGCTTGGCACCCGATCTCACGTTGCTGCTGGATCTCTCCGCCGACGAAGGTCTCGCTCGCGTCGCGCGACGCGGCGCGCACGACCGCATCGAGCGCGCAACGAACAGCTTTCATGCACGCGTGGCGGCAGAATTCAGACGATTCGCAACCGCTGAATGGCAGCACCAGCATCCCGAGTGCGGTCCGATCGTTGTCGTCGACGCACGCGACAGTGAGGGCGAGGTTTTCGCTCGCGTCCACGAGGTGCTGCGGTTGCACTGGCCCGCTTCTTTCCCTCTAGAGGTGTAG
- a CDS encoding S41 family peptidase: MRSRAVIVAAVFAGALVSGGWLMQAGYDGSGSKTGARARLFDEVLAHVENYYVDTVSEPDLYRKAVDGMLLELHDPHSVFLPPDRLAKLNESTTGRYAGVGIQMDVRDGWITVVAPLPGTPAQRAGILTGDRVVDIDGRSTHAWSSDEAIKALRGSPGSSVDLTIERPGNPMRLPFTLTREEIRFHSVQHALMLRDNIGYVDLTIFSENSDQELRSAIDSLRGKGMRALMLDLRGDPGGLLDQGVAVADLFLNPGQKIVSMRGRRREADRDFIDRFPQAWPDLPLVVLVDSGSASASEIVAGALQDHDRALIVGTISYGKGSAQSLFPVSDSGALKLTTALWYTPSGRSINKEHLSPDDDDQDAVRALGGEAPRPSFKTDAGRTVMGGGGITPDVPVSDSVEDAQELILQAALGKHVAEFRDALTGDALAVKARGVVTSRSFTITPQMRNELYDRLRAKKVNLPRPVFDTSAPLIDRLLADQIARYVFGMDAEFERVVTRDRDITTALSILEKAHTPEQLMRAGTPKR, translated from the coding sequence ATGCGCTCACGTGCAGTGATCGTCGCGGCCGTGTTTGCCGGCGCGCTCGTTTCCGGCGGCTGGCTCATGCAGGCCGGCTACGACGGATCAGGATCGAAGACTGGTGCCCGAGCACGGTTATTCGACGAAGTGCTCGCTCATGTCGAGAACTATTACGTCGACACGGTCAGCGAGCCGGATCTGTACCGGAAGGCCGTCGATGGCATGTTGCTCGAGTTGCATGATCCTCATTCGGTGTTTCTCCCGCCGGATCGCCTCGCGAAGTTGAACGAGAGTACGACGGGTCGTTATGCGGGCGTCGGCATTCAGATGGACGTTCGCGATGGTTGGATCACCGTCGTCGCACCGCTGCCGGGTACGCCCGCGCAGCGCGCGGGCATTCTCACCGGTGATCGTGTCGTCGACATCGACGGGCGTTCGACGCATGCATGGTCATCCGACGAAGCGATCAAGGCGTTGCGCGGCTCGCCGGGCTCGTCCGTCGACCTAACGATCGAGCGCCCCGGCAACCCAATGCGCTTGCCCTTCACGCTGACGCGCGAAGAGATCCGCTTCCATTCCGTGCAGCACGCGCTGATGCTGCGCGATAATATCGGCTACGTCGATCTCACGATCTTCAGCGAGAACTCGGATCAGGAGCTCCGGTCCGCAATCGATTCGCTGCGCGGGAAAGGAATGCGCGCGCTGATGCTGGATCTGCGCGGTGACCCGGGCGGTCTTCTCGATCAGGGTGTCGCCGTCGCCGATCTATTCCTGAATCCAGGGCAGAAGATCGTCAGCATGCGTGGACGCCGCCGCGAGGCGGATCGCGACTTCATCGATCGATTCCCGCAGGCGTGGCCGGATCTACCGCTCGTCGTGCTCGTGGACAGTGGAAGCGCGAGCGCATCCGAAATCGTCGCCGGTGCACTGCAAGATCACGATCGCGCGCTGATCGTCGGCACGATTTCGTATGGAAAGGGCAGCGCGCAGAGTCTCTTCCCCGTCTCGGACAGCGGCGCGTTGAAGTTGACGACGGCTCTCTGGTACACCCCATCGGGACGCAGCATCAACAAGGAGCATCTCAGCCCCGACGACGACGATCAGGATGCGGTGCGAGCCCTCGGCGGCGAAGCGCCGCGGCCGAGCTTCAAGACAGATGCTGGGCGAACGGTAATGGGCGGTGGCGGCATCACTCCGGACGTACCGGTGAGCGATTCCGTCGAGGACGCGCAGGAGCTGATCCTCCAGGCGGCGCTCGGCAAGCACGTGGCCGAGTTTCGCGACGCACTCACCGGTGATGCGCTCGCGGTGAAAGCACGCGGCGTCGTAACATCACGGTCGTTCACGATCACGCCACAGATGCGAAACGAGCTCTACGACCGCCTTCGTGCGAAGAAGGTCAATCTCCCGCGACCAGTCTTCGACACGAGCGCGCCGCTGATCGATCGCTTGCTGGCGGATCAGATCGCCCGTTACGTGTTCGGCATGGACGCGGAATTCGAGCGCGTCGTGACTCGGGACCGCGACATCACCACAGCGTTGAGCATTCTCGAAAAAGCGCACACGCCCGAACAGCTGATGCGAGCGGGCACGCCGAAGCGCTAG
- the lolA gene encoding outer membrane lipoprotein chaperone LolA, with the protein MRLRAISLVFVMQFSLVGALAAQSTDAVLDRAVAAWAKVKTARASFEQTITNSLTGSTGNARGEFQEQRPNKLAIRFNEPSGDRIVSDGASVWVYLPSSSPGQVIKRSAADASTLPLDISGEFLTDPRSRYDVSSAGTGTVSGHAVHALLLTPKSETQALFTKATIWVDDDDGLIRQFETVESSGITRRVRITSLELNVPVDRGAFTFSPPPGVRVVER; encoded by the coding sequence ATGAGGTTGCGCGCAATAAGCCTGGTGTTCGTTATGCAGTTCTCGCTCGTGGGAGCGCTCGCGGCGCAATCGACGGATGCCGTGCTGGATCGCGCGGTGGCAGCGTGGGCCAAAGTGAAAACCGCTCGCGCGTCGTTCGAGCAGACGATCACGAACTCACTCACTGGCTCGACCGGTAACGCGCGCGGCGAATTCCAGGAACAGCGGCCGAACAAACTCGCGATCCGGTTCAACGAGCCGTCGGGAGATCGGATCGTGTCGGATGGCGCGTCGGTCTGGGTTTACCTGCCCAGCAGTTCTCCGGGACAAGTCATCAAGCGCTCGGCCGCGGACGCTTCGACGCTACCCCTCGACATTTCGGGTGAGTTCCTCACCGATCCGCGCAGTCGCTACGATGTGAGCAGCGCGGGCACTGGCACCGTGTCGGGCCACGCCGTGCACGCGCTGCTTCTGACGCCAAAGTCCGAGACGCAGGCGCTGTTCACGAAAGCGACCATCTGGGTCGACGACGACGACGGTCTCATTCGCCAGTTCGAGACCGTCGAGTCGAGCGGCATCACGCGGCGAGTGCGCATCACGTCGCTCGAGCTCAACGTTCCCGTGGACCGCGGCGCGTTTACCTTCTCGCCACCCCCGGGCGTCCGCGTCGTGGAGCGTTGA
- the aroF gene encoding 3-deoxy-7-phosphoheptulonate synthase has translation MLVVMENHATPEQIDRVVRVIEEMGYHARPMPGGQRMAVGLVGNDGRVDASRIEALPGVAEVIHVSKPYKQVSREWKQENTLVRLAPGVVFGGEQIQIIAGPCSVESEHQIVTAARQVREAGATALRGGAFKPRSSPYSFQGMGKHGLELLALARRETGLAIVTEALDEEGLHLVAEIADCVQIGARNMQNYSLLRAAGRIGKPVLLKRGMAATITDLLLSAEYILAEGNEQVILCERGVRSFDTMTRNLLDLTAIPLVQKLSHLPIIADPSHGTGLRDKVTPMARAAIAAGADGIIVEVHPNPDVALSDGAQSLYPEQFVSLVAELRAIANAIGRSVATLPAPRVAGTATLSVG, from the coding sequence ATGCTCGTCGTCATGGAGAATCACGCGACGCCGGAACAGATCGACCGCGTCGTTCGTGTGATCGAAGAGATGGGATATCACGCCCGGCCGATGCCCGGCGGGCAGCGCATGGCGGTGGGCCTCGTCGGCAACGACGGGCGCGTCGACGCCTCGCGCATCGAAGCGCTTCCTGGCGTTGCCGAGGTCATTCACGTCAGCAAGCCGTACAAGCAGGTGTCGCGAGAATGGAAGCAGGAGAACACGCTCGTGCGACTGGCGCCTGGCGTCGTGTTCGGTGGAGAGCAAATTCAAATCATCGCGGGCCCCTGCTCCGTGGAGTCGGAACACCAGATCGTGACCGCAGCGCGGCAGGTACGCGAAGCGGGAGCGACGGCGTTGCGGGGTGGCGCATTCAAGCCGCGCAGCTCACCGTATTCGTTTCAGGGGATGGGCAAGCACGGACTCGAGTTGCTCGCCCTGGCGCGCCGAGAGACGGGCCTCGCCATCGTGACCGAGGCGCTCGATGAGGAGGGACTGCATCTCGTCGCCGAGATTGCCGACTGTGTTCAGATCGGCGCTCGTAACATGCAGAACTATTCGCTGCTCCGTGCCGCGGGGCGCATCGGCAAGCCTGTGCTGCTGAAGCGCGGCATGGCGGCGACGATCACCGACCTGCTGCTGAGCGCCGAGTACATCCTCGCCGAAGGGAACGAGCAGGTCATTCTCTGTGAGCGCGGTGTCCGCAGCTTCGACACGATGACCCGCAACCTGCTGGACCTCACCGCGATTCCTCTCGTACAGAAACTGTCGCATCTGCCGATCATCGCGGATCCGAGCCACGGGACGGGTCTTCGGGACAAAGTGACGCCGATGGCGCGCGCGGCGATCGCGGCCGGCGCCGACGGCATCATTGTGGAGGTGCACCCGAACCCCGACGTTGCTCTCTCTGACGGTGCGCAGTCGCTGTATCCGGAACAATTCGTGAGCCTCGTCGCCGAGCTCCGGGCCATCGCCAATGCAATTGGCCGCAGCGTGGCAACATTGCCTGCCCCACGTGTCGCCGGAACGGCAACGCTGTCGGTCGGGTAG